One window of the Haemorhous mexicanus isolate bHaeMex1 chromosome 15, bHaeMex1.pri, whole genome shotgun sequence genome contains the following:
- the RAB24 gene encoding ras-related protein Rab-24 produces MSGRRVDAKVVLLGQEGVGKSSLVERCAHGRFRAGPYQNTIGAAFVAKVMTVGDQTVTLGIWDTAGSERYEAMSRIYYRGARAAVVCYDLTDSGSFQRAKFWVNELQNCEEGCRIYLCGTKSDLLEEDRRKRGVDFHDVQDYADEIKADLFETSSKTGQSVDELFQKVAEDYVNFSAFQVMTEDKGVNLSQRNSPYFYSCCHH; encoded by the exons ATGAGCGGGCGGCGGGTGGACGCCaaggtggtgctgctggggcaggagggggtgGGCAAGAGCAGCCTCGTGGAGCGCTGCGCCCACGGCCGCTTCCGCGCCGGGCCCTACCAGAAC ACGATCGGAGCCGCTTTTGTGGCCAAGGTGATGACTGTGGGGGACCAGACCGTGACCCTGGGCATCTGG GACACGGCGGGCTCGGAGCGCTATGAGGCCATGAGCCGCATCTACTACCGGGGAGCCCGGGCTGCCGTGGTCTGCTACG ATCTCACCGACAGTGGCAGTTTCCAGCGAGCCAAGTTCTGGGTGAACGAGCTGCAGAACTGCGAGGAG GGCTGCCGGATCTACCTGTGTGGCACCAAGAGCGACCTGCTGGAGGAGGACAGGAGGAAGCGAGGGGTTGACTTCCACGACGTGCAGGACTATGCTGATG AGATCAAAGCAGACCTCTTTGAGACCTCCAGTAAAACAGGCCAGAGTGTAG ATGAGCTGTTCCAAAAGGTGGCCGAAGACTATGTCAACTTCTCTGCCTTCCAGGTGATGACAG AGGACAAGGGTGTCAACCTGAGCCAGAGGAACAGTCCCTACTTCtacagctgctgccaccactgA